A single genomic interval of Oryza sativa Japonica Group chromosome 7, ASM3414082v1 harbors:
- the LOC4343774 gene encoding pentatricopeptide repeat-containing protein At5g02860: MADTLAFPLPLRAPAPPPSSPISQASAHSSPPPRIFSLLSSSHPAPSSSTSRKPRLGRPGGGGQQPWHLPPSLSLPARRALLALLDDPGRATSPRDLLSGLPAPELAAVVGALGSRGQPGAALAALHAARELHGEGVLHHPRVLATAIRVMARAGRLAEASALLDAAPGPDAGAYTALVSAFSRAGRFRDAVAVFRRMVDSGVQPAIVTYNVVLHVYSKMAVPWKEVVELVASMKEHGVAPDRYTYNTLISCCRRRALYKEAAQVFDEMKASGFEPDKVTFNSLLDVYGKARRHDEAIEVIQEMERVGCPPSVVTYNSLISSYVKDGLLEQAVALKQEMEVKGMKPDVVTYTTLISGLDRAGKIDAAIVEYDEMVRNGCKPNLCTYNALIKMHGVRGKFPEMMAVFDEFRSAGFVPDIVTWNTLLAVFGQNGLDSEVSGVFKEMKKAGYIPERDTYVSLISSYSRCGLFDLAMQIYKRMMEAGIYPDVSTYNAVLSALARGGRWEQAEKLFAEMEERDCKPDEYSYSSLLHAYANAKRLDKMKALSDDIYSERIEPHNWLVKTLVLVNSKVNNLAEAEKAFLELRQKRCSLDINVLNAMVSIYGKNRMVRKVEKILSLMKESAINLSAATYNSLMHMYSRLGDCEKCENILTEIKSSGVRPDRYSYNTVIYAYGRKGQMKEASRLFSEMKCSGLKPDVVTYNIFVKSYVSNSMFEEAIELVRYMVTQGCKPNERTYNSIVEGYCRNGKLTDAKIFVSNLPQLHPGYSKQEQQNLFEVIAKYTQR, from the coding sequence ATGGCCGACACGCTcgccttccctctccctctccgcgcgcccgccccgccgccgtcttcccccATCTCCCAGGCCTCCGCgcactcctcccctcctccccgcatcttctccctcctctcgtCCTCCCACCCCGCGCCGTCTTCCTCCACCTCCCGCAAGCCCCGCCTCGGCcgcccaggaggaggaggacagcAGCCATGGCACCTCCCGCCGTCACTCTCACTCCCGGCGCGCCGAGCGCTGCTCGCCCTCCTCGACGATCCGGGGCGCGCCACCTCCCCGCGGGACCTCCTGTCAGGGCTCCCCGCGCCCGAGCTGGCTGCCGTGGTAGGCGCCCTCGGCTCACGCGGCCAGCCgggcgccgcgctcgccgccctcCACGCCGCGCGCGAGCTCCACGGCGAGGGCGTGCTCCACCACCCGCgcgtcctcgccaccgccatccgCGTCATGGCGCGCGCGGGGCGCCTCGCCGAGGCATCCGCGCTCCTCGACGCCGCGCCGGGCCCCGACGCCGGCGCGTACACGGCCCTCGTCTCCGCGTTCTCCCGGGCCGGCCGGTTCCGGGACGCGGTCGCCGTGTTCaggcgcatggtggacagcggAGTCCAGCCCGCCATCGTCACCTACAACGTCGTGCTCCACGTGTACTCCAAGATGGCCGTTCCATggaaggaggtggtggagcTCGTCGCCTCTATGAAGGAACACGGCGTCGCGCCGGATAGGTATACGTATAACACGCTCATCAGCTGTTGCCGCCGTAGGGCGCTTTACAAGGAGGCAGCacaggtgttcgatgaaatgaaGGCTTCTGGGTTCGAACCTGACAAGGTCACATTCAATTCGCTGCTCGATGTATATGGTAAGGCGCGAAGGCACGACGAAGCAATTGAGGTGATCCAGGAGATGGAGCGTGTGGGCTGCCCACCCAGTGTGGTGACCTACAACTCACTCATTTCGTCGTATGTGAAGGATGGGTTGTTGGAACAGGCAGTTGCGCTCAAGCAGGAGATGGAGGTGAAGGGAATGAAGCCAGATGTGGTGACATACACGACATTGATCTCTGGCCTTGACAGAGCTGGCAAAATTGATGCAGCAATTGTGGAATATGATGAAATGGTGAGGAACGGATGCAAGCCAAACCTGTGCACATACAATGCATTGATCAAGATGCATGGGGTGAGGGGGAAGTTCCCAGAGATGATGGCTGTCTTTGATGAGTTCAGGTCTGCTGGTTTTGTGCCGGATATTGTGACCTGGAACACGCTCTTAGCTGTGTTTGGGCAGAATGGTTTGGATTCTGAAGTGTCTGGGGTGTTCAAGGAGATGAAGAAAGCTGGTTACATCCCTGAGAGGGATACGTATGTTTCACTTATTAGTTCGTATAGTCGATGTGGTTTGTTTGACCTAGCAATGCAGATATACAAGAGGATGATGGAAGCCGGTATATACCCTGATGTTTCAACTTATAATGCTGTTCTGTCTGCCCTGGCTCGTGGTGGGCGTTGGGAACAAGCAGAAAAGTTGTTTGCTGAGATGGAGGAGCGAGATTGTAAGCCAGATGAGTATAGTTATTCTTCATTGCTTCATGCGTATGCAAATGCAAAGAGGTTAGACAAAATGAAAGCTTTATCAGATGATATATATTCAGAGAGGATAGAACCACATAATTGGCTAGTGAAAACATTGGTCTTGGTCAACAGCAAAGTTAATAATTTAGCTGAGGCCGAAAAGGCTTTCCTGGAACTAAGACAGAAGCGGTGTTCATTGGATATTAATGTTCTTAATGCCATGGTTTCCATATATGGGAAAAACAGGATGGTCAGGAAGGTTGAGAAGATTCTTTCACTGATGAAGGAAAGTGCTATCAACCTCAGTGCTGCTACCTACAATAGCTTGATGCATATGTATTCTCGTTTAGGTGATTGTGAAAAGTGTGAAAATATTCTCACTGAGATCAAGTCAAGTGGTGTGCGCCCTGATAGATATTCTTATAACACTGTGATCTATGCATATGGAAGAAAAGGACAGATGAAAGAAGCATCAAGATTGTTCTCTGAGATGAAATGTTCAGGTCTGAAACCAGATGTTGTAACATACAATATTTTTGTCAAGAGTTATGTCTCC